The segment TGCGTTGTTTATTGTATCTTATTCCGTTCATAAGGAAGGAAAAATTATTCTTCCACGAAATGATCTTTTCTACCCCTATTGACATTCGTCATTTCTTCAGCATCATTTGCTCTCCCTTGTggcaattttaaaattaatctatAACTGGTTTGATTGCAATTCACGGAAAATTTATCGAATTTATTTACCCATTACGGTACGGATTATCTAATAAGATGATCTACTCTACTGTTCGGTTTTATCGATTTCTCGAATCGAGATTCTAAAATGTTCTCAACAAACATGGCGGCAATGTAGCACGCATGTCAAGTGATTTAGCGGTGTTGAtaaacaaacaattttgattAAACAACACCTAAAAAGTGTTTAGAAATCACCGATATTGTTTGTTAATGTTCTACAAATatataatttcaaataatatcagaACAGTGATAAAAACTGGCAACTAAAACGGAGTGTCAAAAGACAACCGACAACGTCGAACGTGGCGTTGAGGTTATGGACAACTTCGTTAAGATCGAAAAAATAGGGGAAGGGACCTATGGGGTGGTTTATAAAGCGAAAGATAAGCTGACTGGGAAGCTGGTGGCACTTAAGAAAATTCGTCTCGAGACGTATGTCATTTATAacatttatttacaaatattttccaatttttatgaatACATGTACCGAGTTTCGAGAAACTTATAATACTACATTAACTACAAAATGAACATATAATTCTTTCATCAAGCTTCACAAATCATATTGTAAAATCTACAGTATATTTAAACGTATATTCTACAAGTATATAAAAATAGTACTTAAGATATTTCACACAAAAACTGTCCATTGTCTTAAGaatattctttttatatttagCTACGTATGTATGCAACATTGAAAATTAGTATTGATTTACTAGATATCTTTCATTCTTATATATGTTGtagtacaattttttattaatcaataaaaaaatttttaaatagaacactTCTATAAGCATGGACACCTCATACTTATTCGAGGTAACTAATCCCTATAAACTTTAAATTGTTATCATTTTTGTCCCCCTCATTTTCGTTTGTAAGAATGtcattattttaaaatatttttctactttgcaaaattaaatatttgttcATTTTGTAAATAACTGAATAATTATGTATGTTGAATTGTTATTCTTCCTTATAATACAAATAACATTGAAAGGAAATCAATTAATCATATCGGCTAAGCTTTTGCTTACATGCATTGCTAACATATCTGCTAATTTGCACATTGGGGTCAGCTGAATCTGCAGGGGCCACGTTACACTAAATTTTCGTAGCACCACATTATTCAGCTTGTCCCATTGTGTTATGCTCGCCTGGTTTTTAGTTTTACAGCTTTTAATTAATTCAGTGCAACTATTAATGCTATCAGTGGATTTTTCCTGTATAAGTTTGTCCTACATTATTTGTTTTACTAAATGTACAGTATAATACCAAATGACTGTTTATGATTTATGCTTATTGGAAGCtagttaattatttttgttttacatgTGTAATAGAAGAAAAGTTTAACTTTAATGTAAGTTATGTGGTAGGTCATCTCAGAAATAATGTTAATTTGGGTACTCGGCGTCTAGTTTTTGTTACTCCAAAAATTGTATATAGAACCAAATGATAATCTAAGGATATTAGATGGAGATAGTATGACGGATGAGGTATTAATTCTAAATTATATTATCCAACTGTTTTAATCATTCCTTTTATATCTGGTTACAAATTTGTTTAAAGTTAGATGAAATTCTTTTTAGATTTATGTTGGTTTCTCTGTTttcacattaaaaaatttaacgtttaaaaattatacactGCATCACTTCCTGTGTAGTTTGTTAAACATAAGTTTTCTAATAGCTATCGATTACTAATACGGTGATAGTGATTGTCTCTTATAATCAAAATTATTATGAAGATCTTATTTTTCACATCTAGTTATAGAGTTAGTTTTTGGTTAgtttatatgtattttttatacATGTAGATACGTATAGACTTGTACTtctaatgaaatttaatagtCTTACTCCTTTTTatataataacataataacatgcTCACTTGTCCACTATGAACATGTTATATACATGTTACATAAACATAATACAAGCCTTTCAGAAATTATCAATTCAAAACAAACAAAAGTATTACCTCTGGGTTTAcctacttttaaaaaatttcccTAAATCTCTGTATACATTTTAACTTAAATTTAATTGTATACTGTtctgtaataaaatattatatgtattataaatattttattacgtatatggatattatacatattttattccaTCAACGaatgttaatatttaatttctatCAGGGAAAGCGAAGGTGTTCCATCCACTGCTATTCGAGAAATATCATTATTAAAGAAACTTCATCATCCAAATATTGTACAGTTGTTTGATGTGGTAGATGGCGACAAACATCTTTATCTTGTTTTTGAATTCTTACAACAAGACTTAAAAAAATTACTAGACTCTGTTAAAGGAGGATTAGATCAGGCTCTTGTAAAGGTATTGCTCTCAAAAATAATCAGAATTGAAAGTAGGTGCATGCATTCTTCAAAGACAAGTCTGTTATTTTTGCAGAGTTATCTATTTCAATTATTGAATGCAATTTCCTTCTGCCATCTTCGTTGCATCTTACACAGAGATCTAAAACCACAGAATCTGTTAATAGATCGGGAGGGCCACATAAAATTAGCAGATTTTGGATTAGCCAGGACTTTTGGTGTTCCTGTTCGAACATATACACATGAAATAATAACCCTCTGGTACAGAGCACCAGAGATTCTTTTAGGAACCAAATTGTATTCTAATGCTGTGGATGTGTGGAGTCTTGGTTGTATATTTGCAGAGATGGTATTGTAATCTTAATATGAATAAAATACTTACAGAAATTTTTTCCTGAAAATATTAACTGAAATAATaactttaatttttcaatatattcacGTGAATCCCATAGGCAACCAGGAGAGCATTGTTTCCAGGAGACTCAGAAATAGATCAGCTTTTCAGGATATTTCGTACATTAGGTACACCTGATGAAAGTATTTGGCCTGGAGTGTCACAGCTACCTGATTATACGTCAAGGTTTCCAAGATGGGAATCAAAATGCTTTGAAGAAGTTGTACCTTCCTTTGAATCTGATGCCAAAGATTTGCTTATGGTGAGAATCATATTTTTGCAGCAATTCAAAATCTACATTTAACACCTCTTTTCCTCTATGTCAATCTTAATATCTCTTCTTTTAATAGAAACTCTTGACTTATGATCCAAATCAGAGGATAACAGCAAAAAAAGGATTAAATCATCCTTACTTTACCGGAGTTACATTAGTTCCACCACCACTgccaaagaaaaattaatatagaCATACTATCATAATTTACTGTATTTTATAGTTTTTTACATAATAGCAAAACGTTGCTAATAATATAATTGTCCAAACcaagtatttttaaaatcatGTTTTCCAAACGTATTTCGAATTCATCATTCCGAAAGTGTTTATGTAGCGAAGACATATTTTATTATGTACATTAAAAATCatgcatacatatttattttacattacattGCTTTAAAGTGTCCTTTGTTTTTAAGAATTATCATTATCCTTTGTCTTATTAACAACaagtaatattgtttatttttattatttgtaaaaaaatatttatatttgcttCTAAAGGTTCTAATGAAAAATTCTTTCAACATCGTTTTCTGTTGAAACCAATACATCTGTATTCTGTAAAATTATGTacattaaatattattagtGCATAGAAATCTATTTCATTGTATTACATATGTGCATATGTAAGTGAAAGGATAATTACGTCTGCGCTATACAACTGCAtccaaatttctattttatacaagttatttaataaATACCAAGAATCTGATGAGTGAGAAATCGATACATTGTTTTAATCTGTGTGCTTATTCTTCCATCAAAAATCCATCAACATTCTTATTCATAATGTTAGTACATACTTTCAGATTTACAATAAAATTTGCTACACACTTCGTTTGTGTTTCATTTTAGAGCTTCTTATta is part of the Halictus rubicundus isolate RS-2024b chromosome 10, iyHalRubi1_principal, whole genome shotgun sequence genome and harbors:
- the LOC143357916 gene encoding cyclin-dependent kinase 2, which encodes MDNFVKIEKIGEGTYGVVYKAKDKLTGKLVALKKIRLETESEGVPSTAIREISLLKKLHHPNIVQLFDVVDGDKHLYLVFEFLQQDLKKLLDSVKGGLDQALVKSYLFQLLNAISFCHLRCILHRDLKPQNLLIDREGHIKLADFGLARTFGVPVRTYTHEIITLWYRAPEILLGTKLYSNAVDVWSLGCIFAEMATRRALFPGDSEIDQLFRIFRTLGTPDESIWPGVSQLPDYTSRFPRWESKCFEEVVPSFESDAKDLLMKLLTYDPNQRITAKKGLNHPYFTGVTLVPPPLPKKN